A genomic region of Corticium candelabrum chromosome 22, ooCorCand1.1, whole genome shotgun sequence contains the following coding sequences:
- the LOC134197366 gene encoding peroxisomal biogenesis factor 3-like encodes MASFVAVCNRHKRKLLLSGAIFVGGYVAFKLVKWHLSSRAAECEAFLINEARLEHHFESNQRTCDMTVRSLLPALKQALYENLDVERLKVQLKSTSSANALQLWEDMKITTVTQLIVSVYTCCFLVVFLRLQLNILGGNMYLDSLNEEGGNGLVEVEAFSQSTRDAVCDVFRLVSLKEQLTVERLWELISCVCQNIEGTHGRKEASPSRLDSFVAFILPVDSMDAACSSLLQNEQDEMKKLNAATKDFLESNDFHHVLVRCITRGLQCVVKTLEQQFDARDGHKGHVANGSLPLAKILPIITNIVPELLDDSGQLLQTVTSLSEVQKFAENVYDAFSK; translated from the exons ATGGCTAGCTTTGTTGCTGTCTGCAATCGACATAAACGCAAATTGCTTCTATCTGGAGCGATTTTTGTGGGAGGATACGTTGCTTTCAAGCTTGTCAAATGGCACTTGTCCTCTAGAGCCGCCGAGTGCGAAGCTTTCCTCATAAACGAAGCTCGACTAGAACACCATTTCGAGAGCAACCAGAGGACGTGTGACATGACAGTACGTTCATTACTACCAGCACTCAAACAGGCTCTATACGAAAATCTGGATGTTGAACGGTTGAAAGTCCAGTTGAAATCAACCAGTAGCGCCAATGCTCTGCAACTATGGGAGGACATGAAGATCACTACAGTCACTCAACTCATCGTTTCTGTTTACACATGCTGTTTTCTCGTCGTATTCTTGCGTTTACAGTTAAATATACTCGGAGGAAATATGTACTTGGATAGTTTAAACGAGGAAGGTGGAAATGGTTTGGTCGAGGTTGAG GCGTTTAGTCAAAGCACAAGAGATGCCGTGTGTGATGTCTTTCGGTTAGTTAGTCTGAAGGAGCAACTCACGGTCGAGAGACTTTGGGAGCTAATaagttgtgtgtgtcaaaACATTGAGGGAACACATGGTAGGAAGGAGGCATCGCCATCAAGGCTAGACAGTTTTGTTGCTTTCATTTTGCCTGTGGACAGCATGGATGCAGCTTGTTCTAGTCTGTTGCAGAATGAACAAGACGAAATGAAGAAGCTCAATGCAGCAACTAAAGACTTTCTGGAAAGCAACGACTTTCATCATGTTCTTGTACGGTGTATTACACGTGGATTGCAGTGTGTTGTAAAGACATTAGAGCAACAATTTGATGCTAGAGATGGTCACAAAGGTCACGTAGCCAATGGAAGTCTTCCGTTGGCAAAAATTCTTCCGATAATCACAAATATTGTACCGGAATTGTTAGACGATTCGGGACAACTTTTACAAACTGTGACTTCTCTTTCCGAGGTTCAGAAATTTGCAGAGAATGTTTATGATGCGTTTAGTAAATAA
- the LOC134197791 gene encoding uncharacterized protein LOC134197791 produces the protein MYPCSVKLHFNHNHPLHSGHALSFRPVSQETKDEYIRLFENGNSASSARHEHVRHLQLEHDGKPDIQRLLADRSTNPNVQDVQRLFRNWRESTVGAENGKAMFERLDDEVNRYNKTVAADGGQAYIQRYTATLKQRQNGDSELQEHAYSKSKVDQQQLEKPFILAIVTPLMARVHKLVQQAGEMVFYNATASLDRLNTSVFIISAATAAGAVPLAVVMTSGEDVETLTQAFETLKTVLPSDAFLSRGVEIGPMGFMTDDSTSERQALKTTWPQATLFLCAFHFLQSTWQWLWNSTSGVAGNDRLLFMSMVKELLFADSSEKLLAAKQRIDSNVKVQ, from the coding sequence ATGTATCCATGCTCTGTCAAATTACACTTCAACCACAATCATCCACTGCACTCAGGACATGCATTAAGTTTTCGACCAGTGTCACAAGAAACCAAAGATGAATACATACGGCTATTTGAGAATGGAAATTCTGCATCCAGTGCAAGGCATGAGCATGTGAGACATCTACAATTGGAACATGATGGAAAGCCAGATATCCAAAGACTATTAGCTGATCGATCCACAAATCCTAATGTTCAAGATGTCCAAAGGTTGTTTCGAAACTGGAGAGAATCTACAGTGGGAGCTGAGAATGGCAAGGCCATGTTTGAGAGGTTAGATGATGAGGTAAACAGGTACAACAAGACTGTTGCTGCTGATGGTGGACAAGCATATATACAGAGGTACACTGCCACTCTGAAACAAAGACAGAATGGAGACAGTGAACTGCAAGAACATGCATATTCCAAGTCAAAGGTGGACCAGCAGCAACTTGAGAAACCATTTATTCTTGCCATCGTTACCCCTCTTATGGCAAGAGTGCACAAGCTTGTCCAACAAGCAGGAGAAATGGTCTTCTACAATGCTACTGCAAGTCTGGATAGGCTAAATACCTCTGTTTTTATCATAAGTGCAGCAACTGCTGCTGGAGCTGTACCATTAGCTGTAGTGATGACTTCAGGAGAAGATGTAGAAACTTTAACACAGGCTTTTGAAACTCTCAAAACAGTTTTGCCATCAGATGCATTCCTTAGTCGAGGAGTAGAAATAGGGCCCATGGGATTTATGACTGATGACTCAACAAGTGAGCGACAGGCCTTGAAAACAACATGGCCTCAAGCTACACTGTTTTTGTGTgcctttcattttttgcagAGCACTTGGCAGTGGCTATGGAATTCAACGTCAGGCGTTGCTGGTAATGACAGACTATTGTTTATGAGCATGGTAAAGGAGCTGTTATTCGCAGATTCTTCTGAAAAGTTGCTTGCTGCTAAACAAAGAATTGACAGTAATGTAAAAGTTCAGTAA
- the LOC134197789 gene encoding uncharacterized protein LOC134197789, producing the protein MDWDGWKLSLSNPIYCQNDTLYYMDTQPPHFLFLVQTVLFLAISIGCICVCIPLLFIFRMIQQVWQQGFQTIEYCQLLSKCKKEWPFYNILVQLGKEFSETDVRRAKQYLKSCISPSSDVTSGEDVLFAIDEACQKATINTEQFVCELLKQLDNKSLQSKFEQLTHKKHKTERRSQTCIIVTSSIERTYSHLPPELQAMRKFMQGDDQGMIIHIQEFLQTRVGEHSCSNAMPIPSVSFPNCTFSGLDLTHIQNPDVCSDIERNFFLCMLATLSFRKTQNHEQTRWLINLMSPIERAHCKAQMYGSYKTEEQQAQCQAMLDYLQLNKPNLSTYEFNLKQSLVYDTLGILLSKNPQGLDIAGFQQKKENHDRARVLRQSLCIQEQSGYLEKFTLQLNSYSSLQSAGYARAILSCKDISLSPNDRISLAIDAESIHSKSMTEQQLLLNMLGIHPDETCCIPGMLAARFDNMLRGLRIQQLSLSLLSSTDAQQENMLHHIHTQMSFIRRSFEKVPDHWMDENLIALCDGMLFRNNFLKEQVISRTIQGFALDNPYIPE; encoded by the exons ATGGACTGGGATGGATGGAAATTATCACTAAGCAATCCTATAT ATTGTCAAAATGATACTCTCTATTACATGGACACTCAACCACCTCATTTCCTGTTTCTAGTGCAAACTGTTTTGTTTCTGGCTATTTCAATAGGCTGcatctgtgtatgtatacCACTGCTATTCATTTTCAGAATGATCCAGCAAGTATGGCAACAAGGATTCCAAA CAATTGAGTATTGTCAATTGTTGAGCAAATGTAAAAAGGAGTGGCCCTTTTACAACATCCTCGTACAACTTGGAAAGGAATTTTCAGAAACAGACGTTAGACGTGCCAAGCAGTACCTCAAATCCTGTATTTCTCCTTCCTCTGATGTCACATCAGGAGAAgatgttttgtttgcaataGACGAGGCCTGCCAAAAAGCTACAATAAACACTGAACAATTTGTATGTGAACTCCTCAAACAACTAGACAACAAGTCGCTTCAGAGCAAATTTGAGCAACTCACCCACAAAAAGCATAAAACTGAAAGACGGTCACAGACATGCATAATTGTGACTAGTTCTATTGAAAGAACCTACAGTCACCTGCCACCAGAATTACAAGCAATGCGAAAATTCATGCAAGGTGACGATCAAGGAATGATAATCCACATACAAGAATTCCTTCAAACTCGTGTTGGAGAACATTCCTGTAGTAATGCTATGCCCATACCATCGGTCTCTTTTCCTAACTGCACATTCAGTGGTTTAGATCTAACACATATACAGAATCCAGATGTCTGTTCTGATATTGAAAGGAATTTCTTtctgtgcatgcttgcaacaTTATCTTTTCGAAAGACACAAAATCATGAACAAACACGGTGGCTAATAAATCTCATGTCTCCTATAGAAAGGGCACATTGCAAAGCACAGATGTATGGGTCTTATAAGACTGAAGAACAGCAAGCGCAGTGTCAAGCAATGCTGGATTATCTGCAATTAAATAAACCAAATCTTTCAACTTATGAGTTTAATTTGAAACAATCACTTGTATATGACACCTTGGGAATACTGTTATCAAAAAATCCACAAGGACTGGACATCGCCGGATTTCAACAAAAGAAGGAGAATCACGACAGAGCAAGGGTACTTCGTCAAAGTCTCTGTATACAAGAACAATCAGGCTACTTGGAAAAATTCACTTTGCAGCTGAATTCTTACTCATCACTACAAAGTGCTGGCTATGCTAGAGCAATCCTCAGTTGTAAAGACATTTCATTGTCTCCTAATGACAGAATATCTCTTGCTATCGATGCAGAAAGTATCCATAGTAAGTCTATGACTGAACAGCAATTGCTACTCAATATGCTGGGCATACATCCCGATGAGACATGTTGTATTCCTGGAATGTTGGCTGCTCGATTTGACAACATGCTAAGAGGATTGCGCATTCAACAGCTGTCACTTTCATTGCTTTCTTCAACTGATGCTCAACAGGAAAACATGTTGcatcacattcacacacaaatGAGCTTTATTAGAAGAAGTTTTGAAAAAGTTCCTGATCATTGGATGGATGAAAATTTAATTGCACTTTGTGATGGAATGTTATTCAGAAACAACTTCTTGAAAGAACAAGTCATTTCAAGAACGATTCAAGGATTTGCTTTGGATAACCCTTATATACCGGAATGA
- the LOC134197188 gene encoding uncharacterized protein LOC134197188 has protein sequence MNAIFYPLLATALLLQSSSVDTHTVRVLNGYPRAHPIFVTLPGLAPFALNYNDIINVTSQLSSTTRATVQGGNMTVQTQVEGLVTGVAEGFLVIEPSAGSQQLEATFQTWQADTSQLARNKSFLVIRNSFDGNNLDVITFSAQKYSAGQTEGSLVRLVNAMGKRESYTLYVSSGSYQLKIVPTGSVSNVDDFKNVASLVEEFDFRAEAGERYYTAVIGLSGSTNEYKPKVVSVPPLKRATSTSAPLTRLYVINAYAGYSSVQVSVSGRLLSRMPFGSVHGELLYLAKGSSIALARGNDQFQYNVMEQVPYAASDCITVIREPQKNGMQIPTPHFDCRPREHVNKAKALIFVYNSIYNNTDGIDIIALPKAANTTVPLQFIAQGLQSRGSKTATLDAQQYTVKAVPSGTVTSRREFEAASSFIQLTDISPRGGIHYYISLHGIQGSTNLIYQIDLSSYPDIVQKRIKPTTGEFNTFVATEFIATEFIATDGGEQDSKGDDHNVRSASLSKSPSFVFFLISFVASFGISVLVN, from the exons ATGAACGCGATATTTTATCCTTTACTCGCCACTGCTCTGCTGCTTCAGTCGTCTAgcgtggacacacacacagtgaggGTACTGAACGGCTATCCTCGTGCTCATCCGATTTTTGTAACTTTGCCTGGATTGGCACCGTTCGCTCTCAACTACAACGACATCATCAATGTGACATCGCAATTGAGTTCTACGACCCGTGCCACAGTTCAAGGAGGCAACA TGACCGTTCAGACTCAAGTGGAAGGATTAGTGACAGGTGTCGCTGAAGGTTTCCTGGTGATTGAACCTTCAGCAGGCAGTCAACAACTAGAGGCAACGTTCCAGACGTGGCAGGCAGATACGAGCCAACTGGCCAGGAATAAGTCATTCTTAGTCATTCGCAATTCATTCGATGGAAACAACTTAG ATGTCATCACATTCTCTGCTCAAAAATACTCTGCTGGCCAAACCGAAGGCAGCCTTGTGAGACTCGTCAACGCAATGGGTAAACGAGAATCGTACACGCTGTATGTATCTTCCGGAAGTTACCAACTCAAG ATTGTGCCAACTGGCAGCGTTAGCAACGTAGACGATTTCAAGAACGTCGCGTCGCTTGTGGAGGAGTTTGACTTCCGAGCAGAGGCGGGTGAGAGGTACTACACGGCGGTGATTGGATTATCCGGCTCTACAAATGAATACAAACCGAAAGTGGTTAGTGTGCCGCCTCTAAAACGGGCAACAAGCACGTCTGCACCTCTCACGCGTCTCTACGTGATCAACGCCTATGCTGGCTATTCTAGCGTTCAG GTTAGCGTTAGTGGACGGTTGCTTTCACGGATGCCGTTTGGATCAGTGCATGGAGAACTTCTCTATCTAGCAAAAGGAAGCAGTATTGCACTAGCAAGAGGAAATG ACCAGTTTCAATACAATGTCATGGAGCAGGTGCCATATGCTGCATCTGATTGTATCACAGTCATCAGAGAGCCACAGAAAAATGGCATGCAGATTCCAACGCCTCATTTCGATTGCCGACCCAGAGAGCATGTCAACAAGGCAAAAGCACTGATTTTCGTGTACAACAGCATTTACAACAACACAGACGGAATTG ATATCATTGCGTTGCCAAAAGCAGCCAACACAACCGTTCCACTGCAGTTCATTGCTCAAGGGTTGCAATCCAGAGGTAGCAAAACAGCCACTCTAGATGCACAGCAATACACAGTCAAG GCCGTGCCTTCAGGTACTGTCACAAGCAGGAGAGAGTTTGAAGCTGCGTCTTCGTTTATACAACTTACAGACATCTCACCACGAGGTGGCATTCATTACTATATTAGTCTGCATGGTATCCAAGGCAGCACAAACCTCATCTACCAGATTGACCTGTCAAGTTACCCGGATATTGTACAGAAGAGAATCAAGCCTACTACAGGCGAGTTCAACACATTCGTTGCAACCGAATTCATTGCAACCGAATTCATTGCAACTGACGGTGGTGAACAAGATAGTAAGGGTGACGATCATAATGTACGATCTGCTAGTCTGTCAAAGTCTCCGTCGTTTGTATTCTTCTTGATCAGTTTTGTAGCTAGTTTCGGTATCAGCGTCTTGGTAAACTAA
- the LOC134197644 gene encoding testis-expressed protein 11-like: MEGLNSTVNTSSILLSQLDSLVKELKKDLSDERSSSLLDDIIQLTENLSAVEMGNDKDAELTSRIRASGIALWNRAVSLKTQDSTNAQLVARMRHVACNLTFTASREEESKAVIKKKLAMAMKTGRAWLDVHNPTMADSALELAEECLEKLEKEIPSSSDQSTTKQDTSTEDQRNSFRVKCFRAEAALALSDEEKAWIYFQKAKERLHQLPQEVAIST, from the exons ATGGAAGGCCTAAACTCTACAGTCAATACGTCATCGATATTGCTGTCACAGCTTGATT CTTTAGTAAAAGAATTGAAAAAAGATTTGAGTGACGAACGCTCTTCTTCACTACTTGACGACATTATTCAACTAACGGAGAATTTATCAGCAGTAGAAATGGGCAATGACAAAGATGCCGAGTTGACAAGCAGAATTCGCGCGTCTGGCATCGCTCTGTGGAATAGAGCCGTCTCTCTCAAAACGCAAGATTCCACCAATGCACAACTAGTAGCAAGAA TGCGGCACGTTGCTTGCAATCTGACTTTTACTGCCAGTAGAGAGGAAGAAAGCAAGGCTGTGATAAAAAAGAAATTAGCG ATGGCAATGAAGACGGGTAGAGCGTGGTTGGATGTTCACAATCCTACGATGGCTGATTCGGCTCTCGAGTTGGCAGAAGAG TGTCTTGAGAAATTAGAGAAAGAGATACCAAGTTCCAGCGACCAAAGTACAACCAAACAAGATACCAGTACGGAAGACCAAAGAAATTCCTTCAGGGTCAAGTGTTTCAGAGCAGAAGCG GCACTTGCTCTATCAGATGAAGAGAAAGCATGGATTTACTTCCAGAAAGCAAAAGAAAGGCTACATCAATTGCCACAAGAGGTTGCAATCAGTACTTAG
- the LOC134197189 gene encoding dipeptidyl peptidase 1-like — MNLLTVTIFLAGLVSLLHADTPANCTYEDVVGEWVFSVGPGMNDNTLDCSDYDISGSVSNITLQLYHPADVSDRDGNVGFWTMVYNQGFEVVINDKKYFAFSMYKKISEKNYTSICDETLPGWSHDTLGRDWACYVGMKVTPGRKKAAEAKPSEAVLSQKLSISESYVKAINKVQSSWTAELYPELNLYTVAEVVARAGGFSSGQPKGAKPAEITEELLDLVSALPESFDWRHTDQGMNFVPDVRNQGHCGSCFAFASMGMLESRLRIQTQNQVNVVFSPQDIIGCSEYSQGCEGGFPYVTAGKYAEDFGVVEEHCFPYLGKDSKCITSHNCTRFYATDYYYVGGYYGACNAALMQLELVRNGPFSIAFEVYKDFLTYKSGIYHHVFTNESDTLTGGEFDPFELVNHGVLVVGYGRDIETGEPYWIIENSWGEMWGEDGFFRIRRGTDECSCESAAVASTPIVP, encoded by the coding sequence ATGAATCTCCTCACAGTTACTATTTTCTTGGCCGGTCTGGTCTCCCTTCTCCACGCCGATACACCAGCAAACTGCACGTATGAAGATGTTGTGGGAGAGTGGGTTTTCTCCGTGGGACCAGGTATGAATGACAACACTCTCGACTGCAGCGACTACGACATATCCGGATCCGTGAGCAACATCACACTGCAGCTTTATCATCCAGCCGACGTTTCCGACCGAGACGGCAACGTTGGTTTCTGGACCATGGTCTATAATCAGGGCTTTGAAGTTGTTATCAATGATAAGAAATACTTTGCGTTTTCGATGTACAAGAAAATTTCCGAAAAAAACTACACGAGCATTTGCGATGAGACATTACCCGGATGGAGCCACGATACACTCGGAAGGGATTGGGCTTGTTATGTTGGCATGAAGGTAACTCCAGGCAGGAAGAAGGCTGCCGAGGCGAAACCGAGTGAAGCTGTGCTGTCGCAAAAACTTTCTATTAGTGAGAGTTATGTGAAAGCAATCAACAAAGTACAGTCTTCTTGGACAGCCGAGCTGTACCCTGAATTGAATTTGTACACAGTTGCTGAAGTGGTGGCTCGTGCTGGAGGTTTCTCTTCAGGACAACCAAAGGGAGCGAAACCGGCAGAAATCACAGAAGAACTCCTTGATCTAGTATCAGCACTTCCGGAGTCGTTTGACTggagacacacagaccaagGCATGAACTTTGTTCCGGATGTTCGTAATCAGGGCCATTGTGGCAGTTGCTTTGCATTTGCATCAATGGGGATGCTGGAATCGAGACTCAGGATTCAGACACAAAATCAAGTGAACGTTGTCTTCTCTCCACAAGATATTATTGGTTGTTCAGAGTATTCCCAAGGATGCGAGGGTGGGTTCCCGTATGTAACTGCTGGAAAATATGCGGAAGACTTTGGAGTCGTTGAAGAGCACTGTTTTCCGTACTTGGGCAAGGACAGTAAATGTATTACTTCTCATAATTGTACTCGTTTCTATGCCACCGACTACTATTATGTTGGGGGATACTATGGAGCATGTAATGCAGCTTTAATGCAGCTGGAGCTGGTTAGGAATGGACCGTTCTCTATTGCTTTTGAGGTGTACAAAGATTTCTTGACTTACAAGTCAGGGATTTATCATCATGTTTTTACAAATGAAAGTGACACACTCACCGGAGGCGAGTTTGATCCATTTGAGTTGGTCAATCATGGTGTACTTGTGGTGGGGTATGGTCGTGACATTGAAACTGGAGAACCATACTGGATTATCGAGAACAGCTGGGGTGAAATGTGGGGTGAAGATGGATTTTTTCGCATTCGTAGAGGGACAGACGAGTGCAGCTGTGAAAGCGCGGCTGTTGCCAGCACGCCAATCGTACCATGA
- the LOC134197018 gene encoding N-alpha-acetyltransferase daf-31-like, producing MNIRTATTADLMNMQHCNLLCLPENYQMKYYLYHGLSWPQLSYVAEDECGKVVGYVLAKMEEESDEPPHGHITSLAVKRSHRRLGLAQKLMNQASRAMVESFKAEYVSLHVRMSNRAALHLYKNTLKFVISDIEKKYYADGEDAYAMKRDLKFITKEIEQEKKRFKTKPSLAVPNENQGDEARGSGCDKEDYNVGEGMQPDTTRDVVSTSSAQGSSLTDTD from the exons ATGAACATTAGGACGGCCACT ACGGCTGATCTGATGAACATGCAGCACTGCAATCTTCTGTGTTTGCCAGAAAACTATCAGATGAAATATTATCTTTATCACGGATTGTCTTGGCCGCAG CTGTCTTATGTTGCTGAAGATGAGTGCGGTAAAGTTGTTGGTTATGTGTTGGCTAAAAT GGAAGAAGAATCTGATGAGCCTCCTCATGGTCATATCACCTCACTG GCTGTAAAGCGTTCTCATAGAAGACTTGGGTTGGCTCAAAAGTTGATGAATCAG GCTTCAAGAGCAATGGTTGAATCTTTCAAGGCTGAATATGTTTCACTTCATGTTCGAATGAG TAATCGAGCTGCTCTCCATCTTTACAAAAACACGTTAAAATTTGT GATCTCTGATATTGAGAAGAAATATTATGCAGATGGAGAGGATGCGTATGCAATGAAAAGGGACTTGAAGTTTATTACAAAAGAGATTGAACAGGAAAAAAAGAGATTCAAAACAAAGCCTTCTCTTGCAGTACCTAATGAAAACCAG GGAGATGAAGCACGTGGCTCTGGGTGTGATAAAGAGGATTATAATGTAGGTGAAGGAATGCAACCTGATACAACTCGAGATGTTGTGTCAACAAGTTCAGCACAAGGCTCATCACTTACTGATACTGACTGA
- the LOC134197190 gene encoding uncharacterized protein LOC134197190, translating to MGLIYHLSMTLCVVILLHFLVSCSAACTTDEDCSYMGKCSEGVCKCDPGFRGPTCAHIDNHTIPIKSGFKSDKFWIWGSQVVFVDGEYHMFAAIFPRNLSFGNHWLTNGQIARATSKTPIGPYQFVEIVLPYHMSTTNQQYWDRSCMNPKIIQAKDGTFLLYYTGDTYNGSTPTQLQPSHSENAQETQRVGLAYAPKITGPWSRLPDPIISPRPGKWDDRMTTNVAVTVLKNGTILAVYKASTPPGSERQSTVCIGVASAQHWKGPYIRLQDDPILPCPKNSFNFEDPSIWYDQKSDTVHMFVKNFRGTVTHAGYSGAHAYSKDNGHTWQFTSPPLAYSTVNTWSDGKIRKQSRMERPEVLLDSNGHVSHVFFATDMGLEGPEWWNMVIPVQSTSTKTFS from the coding sequence ATGGGCTTAATCTATCATCTGTCCATGACTCTTTGTGTAGTCATTCTTCTACATTTCCTGGTTTCCTGCTCAGCAGCTTGCACGACAGACGAAGACTGCTCGTATATGGGGAAGTGTAGTGAAGGTGTTTGCAAGTGTGATCCCGGTTTTCGAGGACCAACATGTGCTCACATTGATAACCACACCATTCCTATCAAGTCTGGCTTTAAGTCGGACAAGTTTTGGATTTGGGGCAGCCAGGTTGTATTTGTCGATGGAGAATACCACATGTTTGCTGCTATATTTCCCAGGAATTTATCCTTTGGCAACCACTGGCTGACGAATGGTCAGATAGCCAGAGCTACAAGCAAGACACCAATCGGGCCATATCAGTTTGTCGAAATAGTTCTCCCTTATCATATGTCCACTACTAATCAACAATATTGGGATAGATCATGTATGAACCCAAAGATCATTCAAGCAAAAGATGGCACATTTCTGTTGTATTACACGGGTGACACATACAACGGATCGACGCCAACACAATTGCAACCTTCACACAGTGAAAATGCTCAAGAAACACAAAGAGTCGGATTGGCATATGCACCAAAAATTACAGGACCCTGGTCTCGGCTGCCAGACCCAATTATTTCTCCTCGACCTGGCAAATGGGATGATAGAATGACAACAAATGTAGCTGTGACTGTACTGAAGAATGGCACAATTCTTGCAGTATACAAAGCATCAACTCCTCCAGGGTCAGAGAGACAGAGTACTGTGTGTATTGGGGTTGCATCTGCTCAGCATTGGAAGGGACCTTACATTCGTCTTCAAGATGATCCTATTCTTCCTTGCCCTAAAAATTCTTTCAATTTTGAAGATCCAAGCATTTGGTACGATCAGAAGTCAGATACAGTGCACATGTTTGTCAAAAACTTTCGAGGTACGGTGACTCATGCAGGATATTCTGGTGCACATGCTTATTCAAAGGACAATGGGCACACTTGGCAGTTTACCAGTCCACCATTAGCTTACAGCACCGTCAACACATGGAGTGATGGTAAAATAAGAAAGCAGTCAAGGATGGAAAGACCAGAAGTCTTGCTTGATAGCAATGGACATGTCAGTCATGTTTTCTTTGCCACTGATATGGGATTGGAAGGGCCTGAATGGTGGAACATGGTCATACCAGTACAGTCCACATCCACCAAAACATTTAGCTAA